Within Halostella limicola, the genomic segment CGCCGGCCTGCTGTTCTTCCTCGGGTTCGTCGTCGACCTGACCTACGAGGTCTGGGCGGTACGCGAGAACCGGTTCGCCAGCAACCTCCGGAACGCCATCGGCATCTACGTCGCCGTGATGGGCGTGTTCATCCACGTCCTCCAGTGGGTGATCCGGATGCTGTCGATACTCGACAACTGACTCCCGCACCGCGAACGGCTCTCCTCGCCGTCTGACCCGACCGGCCGGATCTCCGAGCGACCGAAGCGGCCATTCGAAAGAGCCGAACGGAGATCGTCCATGTCGTCGCCCAGGCCGGGGGTAAAGCCAAAGTGACCCGGCGGGGAACTCGGTACCATGCCCGACCAGCCTCTCCCTTCCGCGGAGCGACAGTCGCGCGGCTCTGCCGCGAAAGCGTACGGCGTCGCCGGGGGGATCTGACCGATGGAGACGAGCGAGCGCCTCGTCGAGACCCTCTCCGCCCTCGACGTGGACCGCGTGTTCGGCTACCCCGGCGGCCGCGTCATCGAACTGTTCGACGCGCTCCCGGAGTCGGACGTGGACGTAGTCCGGCCGCGCGACGAGCGCGAGGCGAGCGTGATGGCGGAGATGCACGGCCGGCTGACGGGAGAACCCGGCGTCCTCGCCGGACAGGGACCCTGGATCGGTAGCCTCGGCGGCATCGGCCAGATGGAGGCGCGGCTGGGGTCGTCGCCGATGGTGACGATCACGGAGGCGTCCGAGCGCGGCGACTACTCGACGGTCGCGCCGTACCAGCAGTCACGCGGCGACTACGGCGGCCTCGAACTGCCGAAGATCCTCGACGCCATCACGAAGGAGCACTGGTTCCCCCGCTCGCCGACGGAGACCGTCCGGAGCCTCCAGCTGGCGTTCAAACACGCCGTGGCGGGCCGACCGGGGCCGACGGCGGTGATCCTCGACGGCGACGCCGTCACCGAGGAGTTCCCGGAGGAAGCCGTTCCGCCGGTGTGGGACGACCGCGAGCAGACGCGGACGTGGCAGTCGAGACCGACCGCGGAGGACGTCGCCGCCGCCGCCGAAGCGCTGGCCGACGCCGAGCGGCCGGTCATCGTCGCGGGCAACGGCGTCCACGCGGCGAACGCGTACGACGAACTCCGCGAGGTCGCGGAGGCGTACGACGCCGCCGTCGCGACCTCCTACCTCGGCAAGTCGACGGTCCCCGAGACGCACCCCCTCGCGGCGGGCGTCATCGGCTCGTTCGGCCACGAGGGCGCGAACCGCGTCGTCAGCGAGGCCGACGTCCTCCTCGTCGTCGGCTGTCGGCTCAACCCCATGGACACGAACTGGCAGGCCCCGGAGTTCATCCGGCCGGACGAACAGACGATCGTCCACGCCGATATCGACTCGCGCAACGCGGGGTGGGTCTACCCCGCCGACGTCGGACTCATCGGCGACGCCGCCGAGAGCCTTCGCGAACTCGCCGCGGCCGGCGGCGACAACGACTGGGCGGAAGCGCGGGCGGCCGACGCCCGGGAGTCGTTCAGCGCGCCCGAGTGCGAGTCGGACGCCTCGCCGATCCTCCCCCAGCGCGCCGTGAAGGAGATCGAAGCGGTCGTCGACGAGGACACGGTAGTCACGGCGGACTCGGGGAACAACCGGTTCTGGCTGCTGAACTACCTCCAGACGCCCGCCGTCCGGACCTACTTCGGGAGCGGCGGCGTCGGCGGGATGGGGTGGGCCACCCCCGCAGCGGTGTCGGCTGCGCTCGCGACCGGCGACGACGTAGACGTGATCGGCGTGGCCGGCGACGGCGGGTTCGCGATGACGATGACGAGCGTCGAGACGGCGGTCGAACACGGCGTCGCGCCGACGTTCGTCGTCCTCAACGACACCAGCCTCGGCATGGTCCGCCAGATGCAGGACGGCGCCGACGACATCGCCGGCGTCGAGTTCCACGATACCGACTTCGTCCGCGTCGCGGAGGCGCTCGGGGCGACCGGCGTCCGGGTGACGACGCCCGACGAACTCGGCGACGCCCTGCAGGACGGGAAGCGGGCGGACGTGCCGACGGTCGTCGACGTCCGGATCGACCGCGGCCAGGACATGGCCGAGACGCTCCAGTCGTCGTTCTACGCGTCGGTCGGCGGCCTTCACGAGTAAAGCGTCGGCCGGCGGACGTGCGAATCGCGAGAAACACTTTTCATCCTCGACACGGGAGAACGGATCACATGTCGCCATCGACAGTGCTCGTCACCGGCGGTACCGGATTCATCGGGTCGTACGTGGCCAGGGACCTCGTGGAACAGGGCCACGACGTGGTCGCGTACGACCTCTCGACGGACACCGACATCCTGGAGAAACTCGGCATCGCCGAGGACGTGACCGTCCGGCGCGGCGACGTCACCGACCCGACGGACGTGGTGCGCGCGGTCCGAGAGACGGGGACGACGCACGTCGTCCACCTCGCCGCCCTGCTGACGAACGCCGCCGAGGAGAACCCGCGGGCGGCGATGACGGTCAACGTCGAGGGGACGAACAACGTGTTCGAGGCGGCGCGCACGCTCGACGACCAGGTCGAGCGCGTCGCATGGGCGTCGAGCGCCGCCGTCTACGCCCCGCCGGAGAACTACGACGACTGGGTGACCGAGGACGACCTCGTCAGGCCCGACACGCTGTACGGTGCGACGAAGGAGTACAACGAGCACCAGGCCCGGGTCTACCGCGAGGAGTTCGGCGTCTCCGACGTTGCGCTCCGCCCGACCGTCGCGTACGGCCCCTACCGCGAGACCGGTGGCTCGGCCTTCCTCGCGAACATCGTCGAGAAGCCGGCGCTCGGGGAGTCGTTCAGCGTCGACTACGGCGACCAGGCCATCGACTGGCAGCACGTCGACGACATCGCGCAGGCGTTCCGTCGCGCCGCGTTCGCGCCCGAGGAGGACCTGAGCCAGCGCGTGTACAACGTCCGCGGTGAGCTGGCAACTATCCGCGAGGCGGCGGAGACGGTGCAGGAGATCATCCCGGACGCCGACCTCACCGTCTCGGACGAGGGCGAACTCCCCTGGACGCAGAACCTCGACATGAGCAAAGCGCAGGAGGACCTCGGGTACGAGCCCGAGTACGACCTCGAACGCGGCTTCCGGCAGTACATCGACGTGCTCCGGGAGGAGGCCGGACTCGAACTGCTCGGATGACCGAAGACGCCGACGACTCCGACGCCCATGGCGACCACGCCGGCGACGCCGACCGCACCGGCGACCGCGAGACCTTCGCCAGCGCCGAGTCCTACTACGCCGAGTACCGCCCCGGCTACGGCGACGACGCCCTCCGATACCTCCGCGATCGATTCGACCTCGGCGAGGGCGACCGCGTCCTCGACCTCGGCTGCGGCGCGGGGCAGATCGCCGTTCCGGTGGCGGCGCACGTCGGCGAAGTCGTGGGGATGGACCCTAACGAGGCGATGCTGCGGGAGGCACAGGAGCGAGCCGACGCGGTCGGCAGGGACAACGTCGAGTGGGTCGTCGGGTCCGACGCGGACCTCTCCGACGAGCTCGGCACCTTCGCGCTCGCGACGATGGGCCGGTCCTTCCACTGGATGGACCAAGAGGCGACGCTGGAGACGCTGCACTCGCTGATCGAACCGGGCGGCGGCGTGGCAATCCTCAACGACGAGGAGTGGTTCACGCGGGGGACGCGGGCCTGGCAGGACGACGCGTACGACCTCGCCGCCGAGTACCTCGACGACCTGCCCGAACGGACCGGTCCGGTCGACTACTCAGACGACCCGTGGGACGAGCTAATAGCGTCGTTCGGGTTCGTCGACGTGGAGACGGAGACCTGCCGGGCGGAGCGCGAGTGGACCGTCGACGAGGTGGTCGGCTACGTCTTCTCGCTGTCGTTCTGCGCACCCGAGAGATTCGCAAACGAGGCGGAGCAAGAAGCCTTCGAGGCGGCCCTGCGCGACCGTCTGCGGAACAGGGCGGAAGAGACGTTCAGCCAGACCACCGCAGTGACGGTGATCACGGGCCGGCGGGAGTGAGGCCCCGGACCGCCGGGGCATTGGGCCGGCGGGGTCCCGTTACTGCGTCTGCGAGTACTCGTCGACCCACTCCTGGAGGCTGATCCCCATCGCGGCCTGCGTGATGGCGTTGGAGGAGGCGGAGTTGGCGCTCTTGACGAGTTCCGCTTCGAGCGTTCGGGTGGGAATCTCACCGATGAAGTGCGGGATCGCGCGCTGGACCGCGAGCGGACAGCCGACCTCGTGGGCGAGCGCGTAGCCCGACATGGAGTGGGGGATCTCGTCCGTGGCGTACTCGGGGTCCGGGTCGACCAGTTCGTCGTCCACGTGGTCGACGTACTCGTAGCACTTGCCCACGTCGTGGAGCAGACAGGCAGCGCGGACCACGTCGAAGTCGGGGTCCGCGCCGTGGAAATCCCGCTGCTGCTCGGCCGCGTCGACCGCGATGCGGGTCACCCCGCGGACGTGCTCGACGTTCGTCACCTCGTGGATGTTCCACGCGTACGGAACGTCGGAGATATCGCGCCAGCCGCCGCGGGCGAGGCCGAGCCGCCACGCCTCCACCACCTTCTCGCGGAGGTCGTCGTCCTCGATGTCCTCGAGTTCGGGGAACGCGTCGCGGACCTGCTGGTCGTGGTCAGTCATCTGGAGACTCAGGTCTCGTCCTTCTGCACCGTCTCGCGGCCGATGAACCGCGGGCGCTCCTCGACCGCGAGGAAGTTGTCCACGTCCTCGCGGGCCTCCTTGGCCTTGCCGCGGTCGGGGTCGTAATCCCGCGACCCCTCGCTCCCCAGCGCGTCGTAGAGCGCGTCGAGGTCCTCGAAGTACAGTTCGGCGACGCCGTCGAATTCGGCGTTCTCCGGGTCGGTCGGGAGGACGGTCGCGTACCGGACGACGCCCTCGATCTCTCGGGCGATGGGCGTGTGGTTCTCTTGCCAGTAGTCCACGAACTCCTCGTGAGTCATCCCCTGCTGACGTACGAGGAACGCGGAGTGCTTGTACAGCCCGGTGGTGTCGCCGTCGGTCTCGTCCTTCTGGACGATCTCCTCGCCGATGAACCGGGGTCGTTCCTCCACCGCGAGGAAGTTGTCCACGTCATCGCGGGCCTTCGCCGCGACCTCCTTCGTCGGGTCGTAGTCGCGGCTCCCCGGGCTACCGAGCGCGTCGTGGAGGTCCTCCAGATCCTCGAAGTACAGTTCCGCGAGGCCGTCGAACTCCGCGTGCTCCGGATCCGTCGGGAGGACGGTCTGGTACCGCG encodes:
- a CDS encoding thiamine pyrophosphate-binding protein; the protein is METSERLVETLSALDVDRVFGYPGGRVIELFDALPESDVDVVRPRDEREASVMAEMHGRLTGEPGVLAGQGPWIGSLGGIGQMEARLGSSPMVTITEASERGDYSTVAPYQQSRGDYGGLELPKILDAITKEHWFPRSPTETVRSLQLAFKHAVAGRPGPTAVILDGDAVTEEFPEEAVPPVWDDREQTRTWQSRPTAEDVAAAAEALADAERPVIVAGNGVHAANAYDELREVAEAYDAAVATSYLGKSTVPETHPLAAGVIGSFGHEGANRVVSEADVLLVVGCRLNPMDTNWQAPEFIRPDEQTIVHADIDSRNAGWVYPADVGLIGDAAESLRELAAAGGDNDWAEARAADARESFSAPECESDASPILPQRAVKEIEAVVDEDTVVTADSGNNRFWLLNYLQTPAVRTYFGSGGVGGMGWATPAAVSAALATGDDVDVIGVAGDGGFAMTMTSVETAVEHGVAPTFVVLNDTSLGMVRQMQDGADDIAGVEFHDTDFVRVAEALGATGVRVTTPDELGDALQDGKRADVPTVVDVRIDRGQDMAETLQSSFYASVGGLHE
- a CDS encoding NAD-dependent epimerase/dehydratase family protein, producing the protein MSPSTVLVTGGTGFIGSYVARDLVEQGHDVVAYDLSTDTDILEKLGIAEDVTVRRGDVTDPTDVVRAVRETGTTHVVHLAALLTNAAEENPRAAMTVNVEGTNNVFEAARTLDDQVERVAWASSAAVYAPPENYDDWVTEDDLVRPDTLYGATKEYNEHQARVYREEFGVSDVALRPTVAYGPYRETGGSAFLANIVEKPALGESFSVDYGDQAIDWQHVDDIAQAFRRAAFAPEEDLSQRVYNVRGELATIREAAETVQEIIPDADLTVSDEGELPWTQNLDMSKAQEDLGYEPEYDLERGFRQYIDVLREEAGLELLG
- a CDS encoding class I SAM-dependent methyltransferase, which codes for MTEDADDSDAHGDHAGDADRTGDRETFASAESYYAEYRPGYGDDALRYLRDRFDLGEGDRVLDLGCGAGQIAVPVAAHVGEVVGMDPNEAMLREAQERADAVGRDNVEWVVGSDADLSDELGTFALATMGRSFHWMDQEATLETLHSLIEPGGGVAILNDEEWFTRGTRAWQDDAYDLAAEYLDDLPERTGPVDYSDDPWDELIASFGFVDVETETCRAEREWTVDEVVGYVFSLSFCAPERFANEAEQEAFEAALRDRLRNRAEETFSQTTAVTVITGRRE
- a CDS encoding HD domain-containing protein, which gives rise to MTDHDQQVRDAFPELEDIEDDDLREKVVEAWRLGLARGGWRDISDVPYAWNIHEVTNVEHVRGVTRIAVDAAEQQRDFHGADPDFDVVRAACLLHDVGKCYEYVDHVDDELVDPDPEYATDEIPHSMSGYALAHEVGCPLAVQRAIPHFIGEIPTRTLEAELVKSANSASSNAITQAAMGISLQEWVDEYSQTQ
- a CDS encoding EthD domain-containing protein — translated: MYKHVALLVRKEGMDHGEFVDYWQTEHTPIARDIEGVSRYQTVLPTDPEHAEFDGLAELYFEDLEDLHDALGSPGSRDYDPTKEVAAKARDDVDNFLAVEERPRFIGEEIVQKDETDGDTTGLYKHSAFLVRQQGMTHEEFVDYWQENHTPIAREIEGVVRYATVLPTDPENAEFDGVAELYFEDLDALYDALGSEGSRDYDPDRGKAKEAREDVDNFLAVEERPRFIGRETVQKDET